A window of Sulfurovum riftiae contains these coding sequences:
- a CDS encoding serine hydroxymethyltransferase, producing the protein MSYAIETFDPEIFQAIENERERQTDHLEMIASENFTIPAVMEAMGSVFTNKYAEGYPHKRYYGGCEYADVVEQLAIDRACELFDCQFANVQPHSGSQANGAVYAALLKPYDKILGMDLSHGGHLTHGSKPSFSGKNYQSFTYGVELDGRINYDRVMDIAKIVQPKIIVCGASAYAREIDFKKFREIADEAGAILFADIAHIAGLVCAGEHPSPFPYADVVTTTTHKTLAGPRGGMIMTNDEDIAKKINSAIFPGLQGGPLVHVVAAKAVGFKHNLSDEWKTYAKQVKANASTLAEVLVARGYDVVSGGTDNHLVLVSFLDKEFSGKDADAALGAAGITVNKNTVPGETRSPFVTSGIRIGSPALTSRGMKEAEFEIIANKIADVLDNINDSALHAKIKEEMKELASNFVIYEKSIY; encoded by the coding sequence ATGTCATATGCCATAGAAACGTTTGACCCGGAAATCTTCCAGGCGATCGAAAACGAGAGAGAAAGACAGACCGATCACCTCGAGATGATCGCATCTGAGAACTTCACCATCCCAGCGGTAATGGAAGCAATGGGCTCAGTATTTACGAACAAATATGCGGAAGGATACCCGCATAAAAGATACTATGGCGGATGTGAATATGCAGATGTCGTCGAACAGCTTGCCATCGACAGAGCCTGTGAGCTTTTTGACTGCCAATTCGCCAATGTACAGCCTCATTCAGGTTCACAGGCGAACGGTGCTGTCTATGCAGCCCTGCTCAAACCGTATGACAAGATCCTCGGGATGGACCTCAGCCACGGCGGTCACCTCACACATGGAAGCAAGCCGAGCTTTTCGGGCAAGAACTACCAGAGTTTCACCTATGGTGTCGAGCTTGACGGTCGCATCAACTATGACAGGGTCATGGACATCGCCAAGATCGTCCAGCCGAAGATCATCGTCTGCGGTGCTTCTGCCTATGCCAGAGAGATCGACTTCAAGAAGTTCAGAGAGATCGCGGACGAAGCAGGTGCCATCCTTTTTGCGGATATCGCACATATTGCAGGCCTTGTCTGTGCCGGCGAGCACCCAAGCCCGTTCCCATATGCAGATGTCGTCACGACCACGACACACAAGACACTGGCCGGGCCAAGAGGCGGTATGATCATGACCAACGACGAAGATATCGCCAAGAAGATCAACTCTGCGATCTTCCCGGGCCTTCAGGGCGGTCCGCTCGTACACGTCGTCGCTGCCAAAGCGGTAGGCTTCAAGCATAATCTCTCAGATGAGTGGAAAACCTATGCAAAACAGGTCAAAGCCAATGCATCCACACTGGCAGAAGTCCTTGTGGCACGCGGATATGACGTCGTCTCAGGCGGAACGGACAACCACCTTGTACTTGTCTCATTCCTCGACAAGGAGTTCTCCGGAAAAGATGCCGATGCCGCACTGGGAGCTGCAGGCATCACGGTGAACAAGAACACTGTTCCGGGAGAGACAAGAAGCCCGTTCGTCACTTCAGGTATCCGTATCGGTTCTCCGGCACTGACAAGCCGTGGCATGAAAGAGGCGGAGTTCGAGATCATCGCCAACAAGATCGCCGATGTGCTTGACAATATCAACGACAGTGCACTGCATGCAAAGATCAAAGAGGAGATGAAGGAGCTTGCTTCCAACTTCGTGATCTATGAGAAGTCGATCTACTAA
- a CDS encoding DUF1882 domain-containing protein produces MRLVAFKGFTIKVFDLDFVADHYYIKRNTIVEKIHFDNRTFYAKFKRIEEPLTPLLLTQHLRRQYTIAVPLLKNGLTNYLVLEYRGEEHQRFYYLVKQLFRTLDIAEYHIYQGKHEETVQVFIEVKPLTLDEADAALQKISDALKEKLGKKWKTLPSASLPEDYNIVTLPYAEIQ; encoded by the coding sequence ATGCGACTAGTCGCATTTAAGGGGTTTACTATTAAAGTTTTCGATCTTGACTTCGTGGCAGATCACTACTACATCAAACGCAATACGATCGTCGAAAAGATTCATTTCGACAATCGTACCTTCTATGCCAAGTTCAAGCGTATAGAAGAACCCCTCACCCCGCTTCTTCTTACCCAGCACCTCCGCAGACAGTACACCATTGCCGTACCGCTGCTTAAAAACGGGCTGACCAACTACCTTGTACTGGAATACAGGGGTGAAGAACATCAGCGCTTCTACTATCTGGTCAAACAGCTGTTCAGAACCCTGGATATAGCAGAGTACCATATCTATCAGGGCAAACATGAAGAGACCGTCCAGGTCTTCATAGAGGTCAAACCCCTCACACTCGATGAAGCCGATGCGGCACTGCAGAAGATCTCAGATGCCCTCAAAGAGAAGCTGGGAAAGAAGTGGAAGACACTACCTTCCGCTTCACTGCCTGAGGATTACAATATCGTCACCCTGCCTTATGCCGAGATTCAATAG